A genomic segment from Leptolyngbya boryana PCC 6306 encodes:
- a CDS encoding NACHT domain-containing protein — MEKITGNRGLEPSELLQTGSAENIERFNLVAVKGKPILGLKAVEKHSTLMILGKPGAGKTTFLKHLAIQCISGRFQPQQVPIFITLKEFAESKERPDLIEYIGLYLECDETEAIRELLDRGNALILLDGLDEVRETDISHVLRQIHKFSERYYRNQFVMTCRIAACEYTFEQFTEVEVTDFDNDQIADFARKWFRSREDEIKRERFLQLLKAHPPIQELATSPLLLMLLCLVFEDSGDFPANRSELYQNSVDVLLKKWDVKRNIERDQIYKKLSLKRKEDLLSQIAYRTFKTGDYFFKQKDLERQIREFIENLPGASTDAQELELDSEAVLKSIEAQHGLFVERARERYSFSHLTFHEYFTAREIVHQESYKELVEHITDKRWHEVFLLVVDLRPNSEDLAVIMKQKIDSLLLGDEQLQQLLLWISKQYYLDKNEFNCNAAAGRALLYGLVLAIVLETVFVIHFELACVLDSTVEEKFHIDLNFARSIENGDIVNSIRDAYSSLALILADIQSRTQDENLHSKVDKLQNRLSSISEKDLQHWFNKKLIPSTQELRDEINQYLIEADFQFQQFSDEQKQSLKHYYDANLILARCLNRDVCINPKVRQKIEDALLLPIAEIQKL; from the coding sequence TTGGAGAAAATTACTGGAAACAGAGGGTTAGAGCCATCAGAACTGTTGCAAACTGGCTCAGCAGAGAACATAGAAAGGTTTAACTTGGTAGCAGTGAAAGGCAAACCAATTCTGGGGTTAAAAGCAGTTGAGAAACATAGCACACTAATGATTTTAGGAAAGCCTGGGGCAGGCAAAACTACGTTTCTTAAACATTTGGCAATCCAGTGTATCAGTGGAAGGTTTCAACCGCAGCAAGTCCCAATTTTTATTACCTTGAAAGAGTTTGCTGAGTCTAAAGAACGTCCTGATCTAATTGAATATATTGGTTTGTATCTCGAATGTGATGAGACAGAAGCAATTCGAGAATTGCTCGATCGTGGAAATGCGCTAATTCTTCTCGATGGTTTGGATGAAGTTCGGGAAACTGATATTTCTCATGTTCTACGACAGATTCACAAGTTTTCAGAGCGCTACTATCGCAATCAATTTGTTATGACCTGTCGAATTGCTGCTTGTGAATATACGTTTGAGCAATTTACAGAAGTCGAGGTGACTGATTTTGATAATGATCAAATTGCCGATTTTGCTAGAAAGTGGTTTCGCAGTCGAGAAGATGAGATAAAGAGAGAACGCTTTCTCCAACTGTTAAAAGCACATCCCCCAATCCAAGAACTTGCCACCAGTCCACTCTTGCTAATGCTTTTGTGTCTTGTATTTGAAGATTCGGGCGATTTTCCAGCAAATCGCTCAGAACTTTATCAGAACAGCGTAGATGTACTCCTGAAAAAGTGGGATGTTAAGCGCAATATTGAGCGCGATCAAATCTATAAGAAGCTCTCTTTGAAGCGCAAAGAAGATTTGTTGAGCCAAATTGCATATCGTACTTTTAAAACTGGAGACTACTTTTTTAAGCAGAAAGATTTAGAAAGACAGATTCGCGAATTTATTGAGAATTTGCCGGGAGCGAGTACAGACGCGCAGGAATTAGAGTTAGATAGTGAAGCAGTATTGAAGTCAATTGAAGCTCAGCATGGATTATTTGTAGAACGAGCAAGAGAACGCTATTCTTTTTCACATTTAACTTTTCATGAATACTTCACGGCTAGAGAAATAGTGCATCAAGAAAGTTATAAAGAATTGGTAGAGCACATTACAGATAAACGATGGCACGAGGTCTTTTTGTTAGTCGTAGATTTGAGACCAAACAGCGAAGATTTAGCAGTAATTATGAAACAAAAGATTGATAGTCTTTTGCTAGGAGATGAGCAGCTTCAGCAACTTTTACTATGGATAAGTAAACAATACTATTTAGACAAGAATGAGTTTAACTGTAATGCTGCTGCTGGCCGGGCACTCCTTTATGGACTTGTCTTAGCTATTGTTCTAGAAACTGTTTTCGTTATCCATTTTGAACTTGCGTGTGTTCTTGATAGTACAGTCGAAGAGAAGTTTCACATTGATCTTAACTTTGCTCGTAGTATTGAGAATGGAGATATAGTGAATTCTATTCGCGATGCTTACAGTAGCCTCGCTCTCATCCTTGCTGATATTCAAAGTCGAACTCAAGATGAGAACCTGCACAGTAAAGTAGACAAATTACAAAATCGTTTATCTTCTATATCTGAAAAAGATCTTCAACATTGGTTCAATAAAAAATTAATTCCAAGTACTCAAGAACTACGAGATGAGATTAATCAGTATCTAATAGAAGCGGATTTTCAGTTTCAACAGTTTAGTGACGAGCAGAAACAATCTTTGAAGCATTACTACGATGCAAATCTGATACTTGCCCGCTGTTTGAATCGTGATGTCTGCATCAATCCTAAAGTGCGACAAAAAATTGAAGATGCTCTGTTGTTACCGATCGCTGAAATTCAAAAACTCTAA
- a CDS encoding DUF3611 family protein: MQTPTAIDHDSLSHKLEQIGKILRLIGWVGIITQLGLGIVAGVMLLFAIAGRNFNQAVAPAVPGIAIGRGFQNATTPGLGIGIFWAVCGIIALLFTAYLAFRQLRFARRLRNPNPELHPKKSEVMRILRIGIIAGFIGMGLTILGGGAAMGVLLSKSIAQPQGVAIYDPTRIIRPLDVLVAMANMIGISAHFLGTIASVATANWLHRQ, translated from the coding sequence ATGCAAACTCCAACCGCGATCGACCATGACTCCCTCTCTCATAAGTTAGAGCAAATTGGTAAGATCCTTCGTTTAATTGGCTGGGTCGGCATTATCACACAGCTTGGGCTTGGAATTGTGGCTGGCGTGATGCTGCTATTTGCGATCGCTGGACGGAATTTTAATCAAGCTGTTGCTCCTGCTGTCCCAGGGATAGCTATCGGCAGAGGTTTTCAGAATGCAACGACTCCCGGACTAGGCATTGGCATATTTTGGGCGGTCTGTGGCATCATCGCGTTGCTGTTTACGGCTTATCTTGCATTCCGTCAACTTCGTTTCGCGCGTCGCCTTCGCAATCCAAACCCAGAACTTCATCCCAAAAAAAGTGAAGTAATGCGAATTCTGCGAATTGGAATCATTGCGGGATTTATTGGCATGGGGCTTACAATTCTTGGCGGAGGTGCAGCAATGGGAGTCTTACTCTCTAAATCGATCGCTCAACCGCAAGGGGTCGCCATCTATGATCCCACTCGCATCATCCGCCCCTTAGATGTGCTCGTTGCAATGGCAAATATGATTGGGATCAGCGCACATTTTCTCGGCACGATCGCATCTGTCGCCACAGCAAACTGGCTCCATCGCCAGTAG
- a CDS encoding ATP-binding protein has translation MNQQTDPYHDHSSPEQAQLMLIEQNRLLKLVASGQPLETCLTEVCHSIAQLNPGTHACFLIADAQRVSFLQVIAPNLPAAFRQRLEGALINEFCIGSFGDAMYRGQPVSCPEIANDDRWSSEWRSLCVAHNILACHSEPLIGLNHLPFGLLMLCFEQARIRTDWEFQLAQFSTQIASIVFERDRTDLVCQDREKQYRTLFESIDEGFCICELLLNQNGEPQDYRLLEVNSAFEKLTGLEQATGKTARELVPNLEDFWLETYAQVVQTGKSIRFEQESIALGHWFDVNAFRIGEPQRHQFALLFTNVTERKQAEKLSRQATEIETFRVSLVDALRPLAHPVEVQATASRMLGEYLNVTRVVYFEVQGADYVVERDYVNGADALAGRYAIESFGEKVLKAYRAGQTTSASDVTADPNLSPEQHSAYAAIQIKAHIGIPLIKNGEFVAGLAVHNATPRVWLPQEIALAEEVAERTWAAVERASAEAALRNAHKQLESALAAGAVYTWRWNIPAYRVIIDAKFARLLDIDAAVATTEGLPIETFINWMHPDDRVLGFAALQQAITTGEAYTSEYRVQLATGEKRWFTARGQVEYDATGNPIALLGALADMTVAKRLEESRRRAEEDRDRFFQLSQDMLAIVHMDGYFLQTNPAWETTLGYTLPELTAQPYIEFVHPDDRAATVAAADLIAQGIPLHEFENRYRARNGSYRWISWSVAPFIEQKLMYCVARDMTDRKSAEVEREQLLQQTQVAKEAAETANRIKDEFLAVLSHELRSPLNPILGWTRMLQTGRLNAPQTQQALATIERNATLQAQLIEDLLDISRILRGKLVLNVVSVDLASIIRAALETIRLAAEAKNIQIQTMFEGTRWRVSGDVARLQQVVWNLLSNAVKFTPEQGRVEIRLSEVGHHAQIEVSDTGKGISAEFLPYVFERFRQEDGSTTRQFGGLGLGLAIVQQIVELHGGTVNVSSPGEHQGATFTVTLPLEQIESPSLPNSSELFAIAHASLVGIHVLIVDDEPDARDFQAFVLEQRGAIVTVVDSAIAALQQLNQVMPDVLLSDIGMPNMDGYTLMQLIRSRPPEQGGMIPAIALTAYVGELNQRKAIEAGFQKHFAKPVAPDLLIQAIADLVNISNSSA, from the coding sequence ATGAACCAACAGACCGATCCTTACCACGATCACTCTTCTCCAGAACAAGCGCAACTGATGCTCATCGAGCAAAATCGGCTCTTAAAGTTAGTTGCATCCGGTCAGCCGTTGGAAACTTGTCTGACTGAGGTTTGTCACTCGATCGCTCAACTTAATCCTGGGACTCACGCTTGTTTTTTGATTGCCGATGCACAACGGGTGTCTTTTTTGCAGGTGATTGCGCCCAACCTGCCTGCTGCGTTTCGGCAAAGACTCGAAGGTGCTCTGATCAATGAATTCTGTATTGGAAGCTTCGGCGACGCGATGTATCGAGGTCAGCCCGTTTCCTGTCCTGAAATTGCCAATGACGATCGCTGGTCTTCGGAATGGCGATCGCTCTGTGTTGCTCACAATATCCTGGCGTGTCATTCTGAACCTCTCATAGGTCTCAATCATCTACCGTTCGGGTTGCTGATGTTATGTTTTGAACAAGCACGGATACGAACAGATTGGGAGTTTCAACTTGCCCAGTTTAGTACTCAGATTGCGAGTATCGTATTTGAGCGAGATCGAACCGACCTTGTTTGTCAAGACCGGGAAAAACAGTATCGCACGCTGTTTGAATCGATCGATGAGGGCTTCTGCATTTGCGAACTGCTGTTGAATCAGAATGGTGAACCTCAGGACTATCGACTTCTAGAAGTCAATTCTGCTTTTGAGAAATTAACAGGGCTAGAGCAAGCGACAGGGAAAACGGCACGAGAACTGGTTCCCAATCTTGAGGATTTTTGGTTAGAGACTTATGCTCAAGTTGTCCAGACAGGCAAGTCGATTCGATTTGAGCAGGAATCGATCGCGCTCGGTCACTGGTTTGATGTTAACGCTTTTCGCATCGGTGAGCCACAGCGCCATCAGTTCGCGTTGTTGTTTACGAACGTTACTGAGCGCAAACAGGCCGAAAAACTTTCACGTCAAGCGACCGAAATCGAGACATTTCGGGTGTCCTTAGTCGATGCGCTCCGTCCGCTTGCGCATCCAGTTGAAGTTCAGGCAACAGCGAGCCGAATGCTGGGTGAATATTTGAATGTCACTCGCGTCGTGTACTTCGAGGTTCAAGGCGCAGATTATGTCGTTGAGCGCGATTACGTGAATGGTGCAGATGCGCTGGCAGGTAGATACGCGATCGAATCATTTGGAGAAAAGGTACTCAAGGCTTACCGTGCTGGGCAGACAACTTCTGCATCTGACGTGACCGCCGATCCAAATTTGTCTCCAGAGCAGCACTCCGCGTATGCCGCGATTCAGATCAAGGCTCACATTGGCATACCGCTGATCAAAAATGGTGAGTTTGTAGCAGGGCTGGCAGTGCATAACGCTACTCCGCGAGTGTGGTTGCCCCAGGAAATTGCTCTAGCCGAAGAAGTTGCTGAGCGGACTTGGGCGGCGGTTGAACGTGCGAGTGCTGAAGCTGCCTTGCGTAATGCACATAAGCAACTAGAATCTGCTTTGGCGGCGGGAGCTGTTTATACCTGGCGCTGGAACATTCCTGCTTATCGAGTCATCATCGATGCGAAGTTTGCCCGATTGCTTGACATTGATGCTGCTGTAGCTACCACTGAAGGACTCCCGATTGAAACGTTCATCAACTGGATGCATCCCGACGATCGCGTTCTTGGCTTCGCTGCCCTTCAGCAGGCAATCACAACGGGCGAAGCGTACACCTCTGAATATCGCGTTCAGCTTGCCACCGGAGAGAAACGGTGGTTCACAGCACGCGGTCAGGTTGAGTATGATGCTACAGGCAATCCCATTGCATTACTTGGCGCACTTGCCGATATGACGGTTGCGAAGCGTCTTGAAGAGAGCCGCAGACGGGCAGAAGAAGACCGCGATCGCTTCTTTCAATTGTCTCAAGACATGCTAGCGATTGTGCATATGGACGGGTACTTTCTCCAGACGAATCCAGCCTGGGAAACCACGCTCGGCTATACGTTACCCGAGCTAACTGCTCAGCCTTACATTGAGTTTGTGCATCCTGACGATCGCGCGGCAACTGTGGCTGCAGCAGACCTCATTGCTCAAGGAATTCCACTGCATGAGTTTGAAAATCGGTATCGTGCTCGAAATGGCTCTTACCGTTGGATATCCTGGAGCGTTGCTCCCTTTATCGAGCAAAAGCTCATGTACTGTGTGGCGCGGGATATGACGGATCGTAAATCAGCCGAAGTAGAACGCGAACAATTACTTCAGCAAACTCAAGTTGCGAAGGAAGCTGCTGAAACTGCAAACCGGATTAAAGATGAATTTCTTGCGGTTCTATCTCACGAACTACGATCGCCGCTGAATCCGATTTTGGGCTGGACGAGGATGCTACAAACTGGCAGATTAAATGCGCCTCAAACGCAGCAAGCGTTAGCCACGATCGAGCGGAATGCCACACTGCAAGCTCAATTGATTGAGGATCTACTTGATATCTCCCGCATTTTACGCGGCAAACTCGTCTTAAATGTTGTTTCTGTTGATTTAGCAAGTATTATTCGAGCCGCGCTGGAAACAATTCGATTAGCCGCAGAAGCAAAAAATATTCAGATCCAGACAATGTTTGAGGGAACAAGATGGCGAGTTTCTGGGGATGTTGCTCGGCTCCAACAAGTGGTTTGGAATCTTTTGTCGAATGCGGTGAAGTTTACGCCTGAGCAAGGACGAGTTGAAATTCGCCTAAGCGAAGTTGGGCATCACGCGCAAATCGAAGTCAGTGATACCGGAAAAGGCATTTCTGCGGAGTTCTTGCCTTATGTGTTTGAGCGGTTTCGGCAAGAAGATGGCTCGACAACGCGCCAGTTTGGCGGATTGGGCTTAGGGCTTGCGATCGTACAGCAAATTGTCGAATTGCATGGTGGAACTGTCAACGTTAGTAGTCCTGGAGAACATCAAGGAGCAACGTTTACGGTTACGCTGCCCTTGGAGCAGATCGAATCGCCAAGCTTGCCCAATTCATCTGAATTGTTTGCTATCGCCCATGCTTCTCTGGTCGGTATCCATGTGCTGATTGTGGATGATGAGCCAGATGCGCGCGATTTTCAGGCGTTTGTGTTGGAGCAACGAGGAGCGATTGTAACCGTTGTAGACTCTGCGATCGCGGCTCTACAACAATTGAATCAAGTCATGCCTGACGTTCTTCTCAGTGATATTGGTATGCCCAATATGGATGGGTATACGCTGATGCAACTGATCCGATCGCGTCCTCCGGAGCAGGGAGGGATGATTCCAGCGATCGCGCTTACAGCCTATGTCGGAGAATTGAATCAGCGAAAAGCAATTGAGGCTGGATTTCAGAAACATTTTGCAAAGCCAGTCGCGCCAGATTTATTAATTCAAGCGATCGCTGATTTAGTCAACATCTCCAACTCTTCTGCTTAG
- a CDS encoding AraC family transcriptional regulator yields MSVKQPLVIDYVDLPKSLPNPPLLTSFQAGWNNIQLAHYCQPSIDLPEASSSQHMIFIVLGHQACDWEFSSEGRFQTISYREKDLAGGCIEIVPADLSYGARSISIVQSIEWIHCYLEPTFLAQIAHDSVNPDLVELVLTWKKTDLLIHQMGLALRASLEEDGAGSRFYADSIVTAMAAHLLRNYSTRKHCFRDYEDGLSKQKLRQAIEYIEAHLGEDISLSDIATELGISQYYFCHLFKRSTGISPHQFLIRQRVERAKRLLKQSERTITSVALECGFANQSHFARCFRQCIGVNPNQFRKS; encoded by the coding sequence ATGTCTGTAAAGCAACCTTTGGTTATTGACTATGTGGATCTGCCTAAGTCTTTGCCCAATCCGCCACTTTTAACCAGTTTTCAAGCAGGTTGGAATAACATTCAACTTGCCCATTACTGCCAACCGTCGATCGATTTGCCTGAAGCATCAAGCTCTCAGCACATGATTTTTATTGTACTCGGACATCAAGCATGTGATTGGGAATTTAGCTCAGAGGGTCGTTTTCAAACAATTTCATATCGAGAAAAAGACCTTGCAGGTGGTTGTATTGAAATCGTTCCTGCTGATCTATCTTATGGAGCGCGTTCTATTTCGATTGTGCAATCAATCGAGTGGATTCACTGCTATCTAGAACCAACATTTCTAGCTCAGATTGCCCATGATTCGGTAAACCCTGATCTCGTCGAACTGGTGCTGACATGGAAAAAAACTGACTTATTGATTCACCAGATGGGACTAGCACTCAGGGCAAGTTTAGAAGAGGATGGAGCAGGCAGTCGTTTCTATGCCGATTCAATAGTAACGGCAATGGCGGCTCATCTATTGCGCAATTATTCCACCCGCAAGCATTGTTTTCGAGACTATGAGGATGGGTTGTCGAAACAAAAGCTGAGGCAAGCAATCGAGTATATCGAGGCACATTTGGGCGAAGATATCTCTCTGAGTGACATTGCAACTGAACTGGGAATAAGCCAGTACTATTTTTGTCATCTGTTTAAGCGATCGACAGGCATTTCACCGCATCAATTCTTAATTCGTCAGCGAGTCGAACGAGCAAAGCGTTTACTCAAGCAGTCAGAACGAACGATTACATCCGTTGCACTAGAGTGCGGCTTTGCGAATCAAAGTCATTTTGCCCGGTGTTTTCGTCAATGCATTGGGGTGAATCCGAATCAGTTTCGCAAGTCATAG
- a CDS encoding helix-turn-helix domain-containing protein: MSANQHLATDYENLPRFFPNPPLLTSFQAGWSSIQLAHYCQPSIDIPEVSNPQHSIAISLGHQHQGCDLEFVSEGRLQTISYHEKDFARGFIEIVPANSPCGIRSISTTQSIEWINCYLEPTFLAQIAYESVNPDRVELLLTRKKGDALIHQIGLALRASLETVGVGSRLYADSMATAMAAHLIHYYSTRKHFFRKHEDGLSKQKLRQAIEYIQAHLGEDISLIDIATELGMSQYYLCHLFKRSTGISPHQFLIHQRVERARLLLKQPERTVLSVALECGFANQSHFARCFRQCTGVNPNQFRKL, encoded by the coding sequence ATGTCTGCAAATCAACATTTGGCGACTGACTATGAGAATTTGCCCAGGTTTTTTCCCAATCCACCTCTGCTAACCAGTTTTCAAGCGGGTTGGAGTAGCATTCAACTTGCCCATTACTGCCAACCATCGATTGATATCCCTGAAGTATCCAACCCTCAGCACTCCATCGCTATTTCACTGGGACATCAACATCAAGGATGTGATCTGGAATTTGTTTCAGAGGGGCGTTTACAGACGATCTCCTATCATGAAAAAGATTTTGCAAGGGGTTTTATTGAGATCGTTCCCGCTAACTCACCTTGCGGAATCCGTTCGATTTCGACAACTCAATCAATTGAGTGGATTAACTGCTATCTAGAACCGACATTTCTCGCTCAGATTGCTTATGAATCAGTTAATCCTGATCGAGTCGAGTTGTTGCTGACACGGAAAAAAGGCGATGCCTTAATCCATCAGATTGGTCTAGCACTCAGGGCAAGTTTAGAAACGGTCGGGGTTGGCAGTCGTTTATACGCCGATTCAATGGCAACAGCAATGGCGGCTCATCTAATCCATTATTACTCTACTCGCAAGCATTTCTTTCGAAAACATGAAGATGGGCTATCGAAACAAAAGCTGAGGCAAGCGATCGAGTACATTCAGGCACATTTGGGCGAAGATATCTCTCTGATTGACATTGCAACTGAACTGGGAATGAGCCAGTACTATCTTTGTCATCTATTCAAGCGATCGACAGGCATCTCACCCCATCAATTCCTGATTCATCAACGAGTCGAACGAGCAAGGCTTCTGCTCAAGCAACCAGAACGAACCGTTCTATCAGTTGCACTAGAGTGCGGCTTTGCGAATCAAAGTCATTTTGCCCGGTGTTTTCGTCAATGCACTGGAGTGAATCCAAACCAGTTTCGTAAGTTATAG
- a CDS encoding AbfB domain-containing protein, whose translation MYLNSILKGLIVGSAMSLPLLLPKLSYAQPAQQLSSFSSLNYPDRYIRHQSFLGYIAPIVASDKLGREDATFRLIPGLAGRCRSFESVNYPGHFLRHQNYRLKLTKQTDDQLFKEDATFCIVPGLANSEAYSFESVNFPKHYIRHSNFELWLVKSDESRLFKQDATFFISRPLTMYPPSVPIDPGTNLIPAEPE comes from the coding sequence ATGTACTTGAACTCTATTCTAAAAGGTCTGATTGTAGGTTCAGCAATGTCCTTACCGTTGCTCCTGCCAAAGCTGAGCTATGCCCAACCAGCCCAGCAGCTTAGTTCTTTCAGCTCGTTAAACTATCCTGATCGTTACATTCGCCATCAATCCTTCTTGGGTTACATTGCTCCAATTGTTGCAAGTGACAAACTGGGCAGAGAAGATGCAACGTTTCGACTTATTCCAGGACTAGCAGGCAGATGTCGATCGTTTGAATCTGTCAACTATCCAGGTCACTTTTTGAGACACCAGAATTATCGATTGAAGCTGACAAAGCAGACTGATGATCAGCTTTTCAAGGAAGATGCTACGTTTTGCATTGTACCGGGGCTTGCCAATTCTGAAGCTTACTCATTTGAATCTGTTAATTTTCCCAAGCACTACATACGGCATTCCAACTTTGAACTTTGGCTGGTTAAATCTGACGAAAGTCGATTGTTTAAGCAGGATGCAACATTCTTCATCTCACGTCCTCTGACGATGTATCCTCCTTCAGTACCAATTGACCCAGGAACCAACCTTATTCCAGCGGAGCCAGAATAG
- a CDS encoding AbfB domain-containing protein, protein MSNYCHFYCIVSIKFIAILAASVAIPSTSAIAQECNSVSLWEQNSFSSLNFSERYIRHSSFLGYLSDPRLPNPNTKVEFEDATFDVLPGFSCRQNIPSVSIRSRNYPKRWMRHSFWRIRFDEYDQGAQPSDLFKKDASFEMVPGLAGQCVSFRSVNYPDRYIRHRNFELWLDVLENTDLFRRDATFCKQPPRAGYYRATDESSKPPDTPPTIPTISVSLPQSQTFLVQGSGFLPGKQVAIRIADDALNPNLFYYTTATANGSINMTLSIPCSPGRLYFSANDGRQNSSDRTGMLWSNTVTLSCQ, encoded by the coding sequence ATGTCAAACTATTGTCATTTCTACTGCATTGTTTCTATTAAATTCATTGCGATTCTGGCTGCCTCGGTTGCAATCCCCTCAACCTCGGCGATCGCACAAGAATGCAACAGCGTATCACTCTGGGAGCAAAACTCCTTTTCCTCGTTAAACTTTTCTGAGCGTTACATTAGACATTCTAGTTTTCTTGGGTACCTTTCCGACCCAAGATTACCTAACCCGAACACCAAAGTTGAGTTTGAAGACGCGACCTTTGACGTTCTGCCAGGTTTCTCATGTCGGCAGAACATCCCAAGTGTATCAATCAGATCGAGAAACTATCCAAAACGCTGGATGCGTCACTCGTTCTGGCGTATTCGTTTCGACGAATATGATCAAGGTGCACAACCATCGGATCTATTTAAAAAAGACGCATCCTTCGAGATGGTGCCAGGCTTAGCAGGACAATGCGTTTCGTTCAGATCTGTCAATTATCCCGATCGATATATCAGACACCGCAACTTCGAGTTGTGGTTGGACGTTCTGGAGAACACGGATCTCTTCCGTCGCGACGCGACGTTCTGCAAGCAGCCTCCACGCGCGGGATATTACCGGGCAACGGACGAATCCTCGAAACCGCCTGACACGCCACCAACTATTCCAACTATTTCAGTCTCCTTGCCTCAGTCCCAAACCTTTCTCGTACAAGGCTCTGGGTTCTTGCCAGGAAAGCAAGTTGCGATCAGAATCGCAGATGACGCACTTAACCCTAATCTGTTCTACTACACGACAGCAACCGCGAATGGGTCGATCAATATGACGCTGTCTATCCCGTGCAGTCCAGGTCGGCTGTATTTCTCCGCAAATGATGGTCGTCAAAATTCCAGCGATCGCACGGGCATGTTATGGAGCAATACTGTGACGCTTTCCTGTCAATGA
- a CDS encoding globin family protein: MMISQKTIEIVKATAPILKEKGEEVTQRMYQITFEERPDYKRGFETTWMQHLDGGGQAHK; this comes from the coding sequence ATGATGATTAGTCAAAAAACGATCGAAATCGTGAAAGCAACTGCACCAATCCTGAAAGAAAAAGGTGAAGAAGTTACTCAGCGAATGTATCAAATCACTTTTGAAGAGCGCCCTGACTATAAACGCGGCTTTGAGACTACTTGGATGCAGCATCTCGATGGGGGTGGGCAAGCACATAAATGA
- a CDS encoding globin domain-containing protein translates to MYAYATHIDRLDDLAAAVDHIVYRHVATRILPEQYPLIGEKLLQAMKDVLQDAATDEVIAAWGEAYDALATLFIQKEQAIYQQEDQALTERLVRTNNASLLS, encoded by the coding sequence GTGTATGCCTATGCGACTCATATCGATCGTCTAGATGATTTAGCGGCAGCAGTAGACCATATTGTTTATCGTCATGTCGCAACTCGGATTCTGCCTGAGCAATATCCACTAATTGGCGAAAAGTTGCTACAGGCGATGAAGGATGTTTTGCAAGATGCTGCAACGGATGAAGTGATTGCAGCTTGGGGTGAAGCCTATGATGCTTTAGCAACTCTCTTTATTCAAAAAGAGCAGGCAATCTATCAACAAGAAGATCAAGCACTTACCGAGCGATTAGTGAGAACTAACAACGCGAGTCTGTTAAGCTAA